A genomic segment from Gadus morhua chromosome 4, gadMor3.0, whole genome shotgun sequence encodes:
- the LOC115541929 gene encoding cyclin-dependent kinase 11A — MVWSSSQQVVVAFTVVLFSVVVLPRMLGVGSGPAGTETRGFDPRYHRKARPSGGVRGQAGAQTTENLQQMKVMMEQEMKSDKYKGSSNKGYVFTLMPLYAIGVGVFAAYKFLKMKAADQSQTDQDKVEKGARKSAEAEKQLNELEQRLAQTEKMLNSILGQLDPLTNCVKSVAQEQKNEIMSQLQTIRSLMKKRGMECPASGSPDGTSQGNLDKLIESLAAREATPSEEATPSEGATPSEEATPTGEELIGQGQAEDFLGVEPELQEEEEQNRRGGVEEDMEEEERGEEEEEEEAPTTLQVPLERGVENVFEELPVCEELSASVRRRHPRPQ; from the exons ATGGTGTGGTCTTCGTCGCAGCAGGTGGTAGTCGCCTTCACGGTGGTGCTCTTCTCGGTTGTCGTCCTACCGAGGATGCTGGGGGTCGGGTCGGGCCCCGCGGGGACGGAGACCCGGGGCTTCGACCCCCGGTATCACAGAAAAG CCAGGCCAAgcgggggggtcaggggtcaggctgGCGCCCAGACCACGGAGAACCTGCAGCAGATGAAGGTGATGATGGAGCAGGAGATGAAGAGCGACAAGTACAAAGGCAGCAGCAACAAGGGCTACGTCTTCACCCTGATGCCACTGTACGCCATAGGTGTAGGCGTGTTCGCTGCCTACAAGTTCCTCAAG ATGAAAGCGGCGGACCAGTCCCAGACCGACCAGGACAAGGTGGAGAAGGGAGCCCGCAAGTCAGCggaggcag AGAAGCAGCTGAACGAGCTGGAGCAGCGACTGGCCCAAACAGAGAAGATGCTGAACTCCATCCTGGGACAGCTGGACCCCCTGACCAACTG tgttaaGTCGGTGGCTCAGGAGCAGAAGAATGAGATCATGTCTCAGCTGCAGACGATCCGCTCCCTGATGAAGAAGAGGGGCATGGAGTGTCCGGCCAGCGGCTCCCCAG ACGGGACCAGTCAGGGCAACCTTGACAAGCTCATCGAGTCGCTGGCAGCTCGTGAGGCCACGCCCTCAGAAGAGGCCACCCCCTCTGAAGGGGCCACGCCCTCAGAAGAGGCCACGCCCACAGGCGAAGAGCTGATTGGCCAAGGGCAGGCCGAAGACTTTTTGGGGGTGGAGCCGGAGcttcaggaagaggaggagcagaacagaagaggaggagtagaggaggacatggaggaggaggagagaggagaggaggaggaggaggaggaggctccaACCACTCTCCAGGTTCCTCTGGAGAGGGGTGTGGAGAACGTCTTTGAGGAACTTCCTGTCTGTGAGGAACTCTCTGCCTCTGTGCGGCGCCGGCACCCCCGGCCACAATAG
- the krr1 gene encoding KRR1 small subunit processome component homolog — protein MASSTKGSSVRETQKETRFKKTAEPVADAELLTVPEGWKEPGFTKDDNPRGLLEESSFATLFPKYREAYLKECWPLVEKALGETHIKGTLDLIEGSVTVSTTKKTFDPYAIVRARDLIKLLARSVPFEQAVRILQDDVACDIIKVGTVVRNRERFVKRRQRLIGPKGSTLKALELLTNCYVMVQGNTVSALGPFSGLKEVRKVVMDTMKNIHPIYNIKALMIKQELSRDAELKNQSWERFLPRFRQKNVSKRREPQKKSKKKEYTPFPPQPPESKVDRELASGEFFLQETEKKRMKLQEVKAKQAEQVSKRQEERKKAFIPPKEKVFVQKSLPKEEKLDIEALKVKVKKAKTKKLGAPPIPAPPTPLDKKKKKKKRGEL, from the exons ATGGCGTCCTCCACGAAAGGCAGCAGCGTGAGGGAAACGCAGAAAGAAACGAGGTTTAAAAAGACGGCAGAACCAG TGGCCGATGCGGAGCTGCTGACGGTCCCGGAGGGATGGAAGGAGCCCGGCTTCACGAAGGACGACAACCCGCGCGGGCTGCTGGAGGAGAGCAGCTTCGCCACGCTCTTCCCCAAGTATCGGGAGGCTTACCTGAAGGAGTGCTGGCCGCTGGTGGAGAAGGCGCTGGGGGAGACG CATATCAAAGGCACACTGGACCTGATTGAGGGTAGTGTGACGGTCAGCACCACCAAGAAGACCTTTGACCCCTACGCCATCGTCAGGGCCCGCGACCTCATCAAGCTGCTGGCCCGTAGCGTGCCGTTCGAACAG GCGGTCCGCATCCTGCAGGACGACGTGGCCTGTGACATCATCAAAGTGGGCACCGTGGTCCGCAACAGAGAGCGCTTTGTGAAGCGACGACAGAGACTCATCGGCCCCAAAGGATCCACTCTGAAG GCTCTGGAGCTGCTCACAAACTGCTACGTCATGGTCCAGGGGAACACGGTGTCAGCGCTGGGTCCTTTCAGCGGCCTCAAGGAG GTGCGTAAGGTCGTCATGGATACCATGAAGAACATCCACCCCATCTACAACATCAAG gccctGATGATCAAGCAGGAGCTGTCCCGGGACGCTGAGCTGAAGAACCAGAGCTGGGAGCGCTTCCTTCCACGGTTCCGTCAGAAGAACGTCTCCAAGAGACGAGAACCTCAGAAGAAGAGCAAGAAGAAGGAGTACACGCCcttccccccacagcccccagAGAGCAAG gtcgaCCGGGAGCTGGCCAGCGGCGAGTTCTTCCTCCAGGAGACGGAGAAGAAAAGAATGAAGCTGCAAGAGGTCAAG GCTAAGCAGGCTGAGCAGGTCTCCAAGAggcaggaggagagaaagaaggcgTTTATTCCTCCCAAGGAGAAGGTCTTTGTCCAGAAGAGCCTCCCTAAAG AAGAGAAGCTGGACATCGAAGCCCTGAAGGTAAAGGTGAAGAAGGCCAAAACCAAGAAGCTCGGAGCCCCGCCCATTCCGGCCCCGCCCACACCACtcgacaagaagaagaagaagaagaaaagggggGAGTTGTAG